The Setaria italica strain Yugu1 chromosome IX, Setaria_italica_v2.0, whole genome shotgun sequence genome has a window encoding:
- the LOC101755130 gene encoding tetratricopeptide repeat protein SKI3 isoform X2: protein MFTAAVKSYGRAIELDSSRVFVLIESGNIQLMLGYFRKGVEQFRSALEMAPHNHSAYFGLASALLAWARNCVTTGAFGWAASLLKEASEAAKNCASLTGNLSCVWKLHGDVQLALARCFPWEDGKIKRGVDVQMFKDSVQEWRNACLSAANGAKLSYQRALHLTPWEANVHNDTAVCLDLIYSMDGNNRHNPNFWELSEKMSLGALILEPVNKDFWVTLGSMSHDLALKQHSFIRALHLDMSLSEAWAYLGKIYRQAGDKQLAKEAFDRARSIDPSLALPWAGMSAENYHQSGGGTVNESFESCLRAAQILPLPEFQIGLGTIAARTGNLLSPQVLMGVRQAVRRAPHYPESHNINGLVSEVRSDFQSAIRFYHQARFALGMMYNSKSDNKYALADVSVNLARSLYKAGLATDAVRECEELRSQGLLSMDGLQIYALALWKTGRSEEALSVSRNLAENLSGMKPESATEALGFICTLTYAISGKDTAAAVIHKLPGQLNYSSQLKFIISALDALHPNKRFQLPQLSMPPRLTSYEVMSEVHSNIALGKAIGGELDKPLRVDASLSYLKKVLHMYPNCSLVRNQLGSLLLWSGDWMASHKAVRVTSLTHGHTSSMGLRSAHQIQACAMVCCYATCTSYPKFSFPTCEHQYLSEHDEIHHLQRLVHREPWNQDARYLLVLAIFQKAREEKYPKHICIILKRLILQVLSNISNSRENKVVQHEVFLLLLLSSEICLQYLDYENCIGQAKEALRMTASSCVDTFFAHLQLCRAYAVQGDLLNSRNEYMNCLKNHTNIEMGWVILKHLESACSLEASSDEIDINLRECIKRNGSDPSKWMSLFNLVCAQCFVWDENFASAEKALAQACAEGDPDSCILFFNGATCMEIARRFAAPQFISRASSSLRKAQQKSHASLPLVSLLLAQAEGSLGSKTKWEKNLRLEWFSWPPELRPAEVYFQMHLLARQSAAAAFQQNQLVETMQNPESWLLRAIHLNPSCSRYWKALMQLMDA from the exons GGAGTTGAACAGTTTCGTTCTGCTTTGGAAATGGCTCCACACAATCATTCGGCATACTTTGGACTTGCTTCTGCATTGCTTGCATGGGCAAGGAATTGTGTAACTACTGGGGCCTTTGGCTGGGCTGCTAGCCTGTTGAAG GAAGCATCTGAAGCTGCCAAAAATTGTGCTTCATTGACTGGAAACCTTTCATGTGTTTGGAAATTGCATGGAGATGTTCAG CTCGCACTTGCAAGATGCTTTCCATGGGAGGATGGGAAGATCAAAAGGGGTGTGGATGTGCAGATGTTCAAAGATTCTGTTCAGGAGTGGAGAAATGCATGTTTGTCAGCGGCAAATGGTGCAAAACTCTCATATCAACGGGCTTTGCATCTTACACCCTGGGAAGCTAATGTTCACAATGATACTGCTGTATGTCTTGATCTAATTTATTCCATGGATGGCAATAACAGACACAACCCAAATTTTTG GGAGCTGTCAGAGAAAATGTCACTTGGTGCCTTGATACTGGAACCAGTTAATAAGGATTTCTGGGTTACATTGGGTTCAATGTCACATGATCTGGCTTTGAAGCAGCATTCTTTTATCAGGGCACTTCATCTTGATATGTCTCTGTCTGAAGCTTGGGCATACCTTGGAAAG ATTTACAGGCAAGCAGGTGATAAGCAATTGGCAAAGGAAGCATTTGATCGAGCTCGAAGCATTGATCCTTCATTGGCCTTGCCGTGGGCTGGAATGTCGGCGGAAAACTATCACCAATCTGG GGGCGGTACAGTAAATGAATCTTTTGAAAGCTGCTTGAGGGCTGCGCAGATCCTACCT CTGCCAGAGTTCCAGATCGGCCTTGGAACAATTGCTGCCCGTACTGGTAATCTTCTTTCACCTCAG GTGTTGATGGGTGTAAGGCAGGCTGTTCGTCGAGCACCGCATTACCCAGAGTCTCACAATATAAATGGCTTGGTTTCTGAAGTGCGATCAGATTTTCAGTCTGCAATCAGATTTTACCATCAAGCAAGATTTGCTTTAGGCATGATGTACAATTCCAAGTCAGACAATAAATATGCTCTTGCTGATGTTTCAGTGAACCTTGCCCGGTCATTATACAAG GCCGGTCTTGCAACTGATGCAGTGCGGGAGTGTGAAGAGTTGAGATCTCAAG GACTGCTGAGCATGGATGGATTACAGATATATGCTCTTGCACTGTGGAAAACTGGACGAAGTGAGGAAGCTCTTTCTGTATCTAGAAACTTAGCTGAAAATTTATCAGGCATGAAGCCGGAGAGTGCAACTGAGGCTTTGGGATTCATATGCACATTGACATATGCAATTTCTGGGAAGGACACTGCAGCTGCTGTCATTCACAAGCTTCCTGGCCAACTCAATTATAGCTCGCAGTTGAAATTTATTATTTCTGCATTGGATGCTTTGCATCCAAACAAGCGTTTCCAGTTGCCTCAGTTGAGCATGCCTCCTAGGCTTACATCCTATGAAGTGATGAGTGAAGTCCACTCGAATATTGCTCTTGGGAAGGCG ATTGGAGGGGAATTGGACAAGCCTTTGAGGGTTGATGCTAGTTTGTCTTACCTAAAAAAGGTCCTGCACATGTATCCCAACTGCAGTTTAGTGAG AAACCAACTTGGATCTCTGCTCCTGTGGAGTGGAGATTGGATGGCTTCTCATAAAGCTGTAAGGGTTACTTCTCTGACACATGGTCACACATCCAGTATGGGCCTAAGATCTGCACATCAGATTCAAGCATGTGCAATGGTTTGTTGCTATGCTACCTGCACCTCTTACCCAAAGTTCTCCTTCCCAACATGTGAACACCAGTACTTAAGTGAACATGATGAAATACACCACCTGCAAAG GTTGGTTCATCGTGAACCATGGAACCAAGATGCACGCTACCTGCTTGTCCTTGCTATTTTCCAGAAGGCACGTGAAGAGAAGTACCCCAAACATATCTGTATCATTCTGAAGAGGCTCATTTTGCAAGTGCTATCCAACATTAGCAATTCACGTGAGAACAAAGTTGTGCAGCATGAGGTGTTCTTGCTTCTTCTTTTATCTTCAGAAATCTGTTTGCAATATTTAGACTATGAGAATTGCATTGGTCAAGCTAAAGAAGCTCTAAGAATGACTGCCTCTAGCTGTGTTGATACTTTCTTTGCACACTTGCAACTGTGTCGGGCCTATGCAGTGCAAGGGGATCTTTTGAACTCCAGGAATGAGTACATGAACTGCTTGAAAAACCATACGAATATTGAGATGGGTTGGGTAATTCTGAAGCACCTTGAATCTGCATGTTCATTGGAGGCCTCTTCTGATGAAATAGATATAAATCTTCGTGAGTGCATTAAAAGGAATGGCAGTGACCCATCGAAATGGATGTCTCTTTTCAATCTAGTCTGTGCTCAGTGCTTTGTATGGGACGAAAACTTTGCAAGTGCTGAAAAAGCTCTTGCTCAGGCATGCGCTGAAGGAGATCCCGATAGCTGCATCTTATTCTTCAATG GTGCAACATGTATGGAAATTGCCCGGAGGTTTGCAGCTCCTCAATTTATATCCCGTGCATCTTCCAGCCTCAGAAAGGCCCAGCAGAAATCACATGCTTCGTTACCTCTGGTGTCACTTCTACTGGCACAAGCCGAGGGCAGCCTTGGCTCCAAAACCAAGTGGGAGAAGAACCTTCGCCTGGAATGGTTCTCATGGCCCCCAG AACTGCGGCCTGCGGAGGTGTACTTCCAAATGCACCTGCTGGCGAGGCAGTCGGCCGCTGCCGCTTTCCAGCAGAACCAGCTGGTGGAGACGATGCAGAACCCCGAGAGCTGGCTTCTTCGGGCGATTCACCTGAACCCGTCCTGCTCCCGGTACTGGAAGGCTCTGATGCAGCTTATGGACGCGTAA
- the LOC101755130 gene encoding tetratricopeptide repeat protein SKI3 isoform X3, giving the protein MLGYFRKGVEQFRSALEMAPHNHSAYFGLASALLAWARNCVTTGAFGWAASLLKEASEAAKNCASLTGNLSCVWKLHGDVQLALARCFPWEDGKIKRGVDVQMFKDSVQEWRNACLSAANGAKLSYQRALHLTPWEANVHNDTAVCLDLIYSMDGNNRHNPNFWELSEKMSLGALILEPVNKDFWVTLGSMSHDLALKQHSFIRALHLDMSLSEAWAYLGKIYRQAGDKQLAKEAFDRARSIDPSLALPWAGMSAENYHQSGGGTVNESFESCLRAAQILPLPEFQIGLGTIAARTGNLLSPQVLMGVRQAVRRAPHYPESHNINGLVSEVRSDFQSAIRFYHQARFALGMMYNSKSDNKYALADVSVNLARSLYKAGLATDAVRECEELRSQGLLSMDGLQIYALALWKTGRSEEALSVSRNLAENLSGMKPESATEALGFICTLTYAISGKDTAAAVIHKLPGQLNYSSQLKFIISALDALHPNKRFQLPQLSMPPRLTSYEVMSEVHSNIALGKAIGGELDKPLRVDASLSYLKKVLHMYPNCSLVRNQLGSLLLWSGDWMASHKAVRVTSLTHGHTSSMGLRSAHQIQACAMVCCYATCTSYPKFSFPTCEHQYLSEHDEIHHLQRLVHREPWNQDARYLLVLAIFQKAREEKYPKHICIILKRLILQVLSNISNSRENKVVQHEVFLLLLLSSEICLQYLDYENCIGQAKEALRMTASSCVDTFFAHLQLCRAYAVQGDLLNSRNEYMNCLKNHTNIEMGWVILKHLESACSLEASSDEIDINLRECIKRNGSDPSKWMSLFNLVCAQCFVWDENFASAEKALAQACAEGDPDSCILFFNGATCMEIARRFAAPQFISRASSSLRKAQQKSHASLPLVSLLLAQAEGSLGSKTKWEKNLRLEWFSWPPELRPAEVYFQMHLLARQSAAAAFQQNQLVETMQNPESWLLRAIHLNPSCSRYWKALMQLMDA; this is encoded by the exons GGAGTTGAACAGTTTCGTTCTGCTTTGGAAATGGCTCCACACAATCATTCGGCATACTTTGGACTTGCTTCTGCATTGCTTGCATGGGCAAGGAATTGTGTAACTACTGGGGCCTTTGGCTGGGCTGCTAGCCTGTTGAAG GAAGCATCTGAAGCTGCCAAAAATTGTGCTTCATTGACTGGAAACCTTTCATGTGTTTGGAAATTGCATGGAGATGTTCAG CTCGCACTTGCAAGATGCTTTCCATGGGAGGATGGGAAGATCAAAAGGGGTGTGGATGTGCAGATGTTCAAAGATTCTGTTCAGGAGTGGAGAAATGCATGTTTGTCAGCGGCAAATGGTGCAAAACTCTCATATCAACGGGCTTTGCATCTTACACCCTGGGAAGCTAATGTTCACAATGATACTGCTGTATGTCTTGATCTAATTTATTCCATGGATGGCAATAACAGACACAACCCAAATTTTTG GGAGCTGTCAGAGAAAATGTCACTTGGTGCCTTGATACTGGAACCAGTTAATAAGGATTTCTGGGTTACATTGGGTTCAATGTCACATGATCTGGCTTTGAAGCAGCATTCTTTTATCAGGGCACTTCATCTTGATATGTCTCTGTCTGAAGCTTGGGCATACCTTGGAAAG ATTTACAGGCAAGCAGGTGATAAGCAATTGGCAAAGGAAGCATTTGATCGAGCTCGAAGCATTGATCCTTCATTGGCCTTGCCGTGGGCTGGAATGTCGGCGGAAAACTATCACCAATCTGG GGGCGGTACAGTAAATGAATCTTTTGAAAGCTGCTTGAGGGCTGCGCAGATCCTACCT CTGCCAGAGTTCCAGATCGGCCTTGGAACAATTGCTGCCCGTACTGGTAATCTTCTTTCACCTCAG GTGTTGATGGGTGTAAGGCAGGCTGTTCGTCGAGCACCGCATTACCCAGAGTCTCACAATATAAATGGCTTGGTTTCTGAAGTGCGATCAGATTTTCAGTCTGCAATCAGATTTTACCATCAAGCAAGATTTGCTTTAGGCATGATGTACAATTCCAAGTCAGACAATAAATATGCTCTTGCTGATGTTTCAGTGAACCTTGCCCGGTCATTATACAAG GCCGGTCTTGCAACTGATGCAGTGCGGGAGTGTGAAGAGTTGAGATCTCAAG GACTGCTGAGCATGGATGGATTACAGATATATGCTCTTGCACTGTGGAAAACTGGACGAAGTGAGGAAGCTCTTTCTGTATCTAGAAACTTAGCTGAAAATTTATCAGGCATGAAGCCGGAGAGTGCAACTGAGGCTTTGGGATTCATATGCACATTGACATATGCAATTTCTGGGAAGGACACTGCAGCTGCTGTCATTCACAAGCTTCCTGGCCAACTCAATTATAGCTCGCAGTTGAAATTTATTATTTCTGCATTGGATGCTTTGCATCCAAACAAGCGTTTCCAGTTGCCTCAGTTGAGCATGCCTCCTAGGCTTACATCCTATGAAGTGATGAGTGAAGTCCACTCGAATATTGCTCTTGGGAAGGCG ATTGGAGGGGAATTGGACAAGCCTTTGAGGGTTGATGCTAGTTTGTCTTACCTAAAAAAGGTCCTGCACATGTATCCCAACTGCAGTTTAGTGAG AAACCAACTTGGATCTCTGCTCCTGTGGAGTGGAGATTGGATGGCTTCTCATAAAGCTGTAAGGGTTACTTCTCTGACACATGGTCACACATCCAGTATGGGCCTAAGATCTGCACATCAGATTCAAGCATGTGCAATGGTTTGTTGCTATGCTACCTGCACCTCTTACCCAAAGTTCTCCTTCCCAACATGTGAACACCAGTACTTAAGTGAACATGATGAAATACACCACCTGCAAAG GTTGGTTCATCGTGAACCATGGAACCAAGATGCACGCTACCTGCTTGTCCTTGCTATTTTCCAGAAGGCACGTGAAGAGAAGTACCCCAAACATATCTGTATCATTCTGAAGAGGCTCATTTTGCAAGTGCTATCCAACATTAGCAATTCACGTGAGAACAAAGTTGTGCAGCATGAGGTGTTCTTGCTTCTTCTTTTATCTTCAGAAATCTGTTTGCAATATTTAGACTATGAGAATTGCATTGGTCAAGCTAAAGAAGCTCTAAGAATGACTGCCTCTAGCTGTGTTGATACTTTCTTTGCACACTTGCAACTGTGTCGGGCCTATGCAGTGCAAGGGGATCTTTTGAACTCCAGGAATGAGTACATGAACTGCTTGAAAAACCATACGAATATTGAGATGGGTTGGGTAATTCTGAAGCACCTTGAATCTGCATGTTCATTGGAGGCCTCTTCTGATGAAATAGATATAAATCTTCGTGAGTGCATTAAAAGGAATGGCAGTGACCCATCGAAATGGATGTCTCTTTTCAATCTAGTCTGTGCTCAGTGCTTTGTATGGGACGAAAACTTTGCAAGTGCTGAAAAAGCTCTTGCTCAGGCATGCGCTGAAGGAGATCCCGATAGCTGCATCTTATTCTTCAATG GTGCAACATGTATGGAAATTGCCCGGAGGTTTGCAGCTCCTCAATTTATATCCCGTGCATCTTCCAGCCTCAGAAAGGCCCAGCAGAAATCACATGCTTCGTTACCTCTGGTGTCACTTCTACTGGCACAAGCCGAGGGCAGCCTTGGCTCCAAAACCAAGTGGGAGAAGAACCTTCGCCTGGAATGGTTCTCATGGCCCCCAG AACTGCGGCCTGCGGAGGTGTACTTCCAAATGCACCTGCTGGCGAGGCAGTCGGCCGCTGCCGCTTTCCAGCAGAACCAGCTGGTGGAGACGATGCAGAACCCCGAGAGCTGGCTTCTTCGGGCGATTCACCTGAACCCGTCCTGCTCCCGGTACTGGAAGGCTCTGATGCAGCTTATGGACGCGTAA